From a region of the Streptococcus ruminantium genome:
- a CDS encoding amidase, which produces MEWKDATAIAQAVNQKEVSAKELVLETIDKIEKLNPQLNAVITKQYEQALAESEKEDYLGKPFAGVPFLLKDLGQNEAGQPSSLGSRLFAGQPAGHTDAYVQRLKNLGFIILGRTNTPEFGFKNISDATIHGPVNLPADKSRNAGGSSGGAAAALASGMVSIAAASDGGGSIRIPASFNGLIGLKTSRGRIPVGPKAYRSWQGAAVSFALTKSIRDTQRLLYHLQDYQVEAPFPLAKLREEEIFGQLQRPLRIAYYTQSPVGSQVSSDAKQAVVDICQILSDMGHEVVELAAYPLDGIEVMKSYYLMNSVETAQMFDDIEGTLGRKMTLDDMELMTWTIYQSGQTIPAKLYSKALKAWDQYGVAMSTFHQTYDVFLTPTVADVAPKHGQFTLSVDLRDRLRHTQEYSMEEQQALIWEMFEDSLALTPFTQVANICGQPAISLPTYVRADGLPIGVQLTAAKSREDLLLQLASQLEQAGLFSS; this is translated from the coding sequence ATGGAATGGAAAGATGCAACAGCCATTGCTCAGGCTGTTAACCAAAAAGAAGTATCAGCTAAGGAACTTGTCCTTGAGACCATTGATAAGATAGAAAAGCTCAATCCTCAGTTAAACGCAGTCATCACTAAGCAATACGAACAGGCTCTGGCGGAGTCTGAAAAAGAAGATTATCTGGGTAAGCCTTTTGCAGGGGTGCCGTTTTTACTGAAAGATTTGGGGCAAAATGAAGCTGGACAGCCATCTTCTTTGGGTTCGAGATTGTTTGCTGGGCAACCAGCAGGTCATACCGATGCTTATGTTCAGCGCCTGAAAAACTTGGGATTCATCATCCTTGGTCGGACCAATACTCCTGAATTTGGCTTTAAAAATATTTCGGATGCTACAATTCACGGACCTGTTAATCTTCCGGCAGATAAAAGTCGTAATGCTGGCGGATCAAGCGGCGGAGCAGCAGCAGCGCTCGCATCTGGCATGGTTTCTATTGCAGCTGCATCAGATGGGGGTGGCTCTATCCGTATCCCTGCCTCTTTCAATGGCTTAATTGGACTCAAAACCAGTAGGGGACGGATTCCGGTCGGACCAAAAGCCTATCGAAGCTGGCAGGGTGCTGCTGTAAGTTTTGCCTTAACCAAGTCTATTCGCGATACCCAGAGACTGCTCTATCATTTACAAGATTACCAAGTCGAAGCTCCTTTTCCCCTAGCAAAATTGAGAGAGGAAGAGATATTTGGTCAATTGCAGCGTCCTCTAAGAATTGCCTACTATACGCAGTCGCCAGTCGGAAGTCAGGTTAGCTCAGACGCCAAACAAGCGGTAGTGGACATCTGTCAGATTTTGTCGGATATGGGGCATGAAGTGGTAGAATTGGCTGCCTATCCTCTTGATGGGATTGAAGTCATGAAGTCTTATTATTTGATGAATAGTGTTGAAACAGCCCAAATGTTTGATGATATCGAAGGAACTCTCGGACGAAAGATGACCTTGGATGATATGGAGCTTATGACTTGGACCATTTATCAAAGTGGGCAGACCATCCCGGCTAAGCTATACTCGAAGGCCTTGAAAGCTTGGGATCAGTATGGAGTCGCTATGTCAACCTTTCATCAGACCTATGATGTGTTTCTAACGCCGACAGTAGCAGACGTAGCTCCTAAGCATGGACAATTTACTTTATCTGTTGATCTGCGTGACCGTCTCAGGCACACTCAAGAATATTCCATGGAAGAGCAGCAAGCACTCATATGGGAGATGTTTGAGGACAGTCTCGCTCTGACTCCCTTTACGCAGGTAGCCAATATTTGTGGACAACCAGCCATTTCACTTCCGACCTATGTACGAGCAGATGGTCTGCCAATAGGTGTTCAACTCACCGCTGCCAAGAGTCGTGAAGATCTTCTCTTGCAGCTAGCTAGCCAGTTAGAGCAAGCAGGTCTATTTTCCTCGTAA